Proteins found in one Canis aureus isolate CA01 chromosome 19, VMU_Caureus_v.1.0, whole genome shotgun sequence genomic segment:
- the UQCR11 gene encoding cytochrome b-c1 complex subunit 10 translates to MLSRLLGPRYRELARNWIPTAGMWGAVGAVGLVWATDWRLILDWVPYINGKFKKDN, encoded by the exons ATGCTGAGCAGGTTACTGGGCCCGCGCTACCGGGAACTGGCCAGAAACTG GATCCCCACAGCAGGCATGTGGGGTGCCGTGGGCGCTGTGGGGCTGGTGTGGGCCACGGACTGGCGGCTGATTCTGGACTGGGTGCCCTACATCAACGGCAAGTTTAAGAAGGACAATTAA
- the MBD3 gene encoding methyl-CpG-binding domain protein 3 isoform X1 has product MERKRWECPALPQGWEREEVPRRSGLSAGHRDVFYYSPSGKKFRSKPQLARYLGGSMDLSTFDFRTGKMLMSKMNRSRQRVRYDSSNQVKGKPDLNTALPVRQTASIFKQPVTKITNHPSNKVKSDPQKAVEQPRQLFWEKKLSGLNAFDIAEELVKTMDLPKGLQGVGPGCTDETLLSAIASALHTSTMPITGQLSAAVEKNPGVWLNTAQPLCKAFMVTDEDIRFYLLMRDTHREAETQAEGAAGSMQGAQCGTRSWDPGSPLRPSGVPLSTFSLQTLLNRRIHMHLCAGPRRPRRADGKQEELVQQVRKRLEEALMADMLAHVEELARDGEAPLDKTGADEDDEDDEDEDEDEPDQDQEMEHV; this is encoded by the exons ATGGAGCGGAAGAGGTGGGAGTGCCCGGCGCTCCCGCAGGGCTGGGAGAGGGAAGAAGTGCCCAGAAGGTCGGGGCTGTCGGCCGGCCACAGGGATGTCTTTTACTATAG CCCCAGTGGGAAGAAGTTCCGGAGCAAGCCCCAGCTGGCACggtacctggggggctccatGGACCTGAGTACCTTCGACTTCCGGACGGGCAAGATGCTCATGAGCAAGATGAACAGGAGCCGCCAGAGGGTCCGCTATGACTCCTCGAACCAGGTCAAG GGCAAGCCCGACCTGAACACGGCCCTCCCCGTCAGACAGACGGCATCCATCTTCAAGCAGCCGGTGACCAAGATCACCAACCACCCCAGCAACAAGGTGAAGAGTGACCCCCAGAAGGCTGTGGAGCAGCCTCGGCAG CTTTTCTGGGAGAAGAAGCTGAGTGGCCTGAATGCCTTCGACATCGCTGAGGAGCTCGTGAAGACCATGGACCTCCCCAAAGGCCTGCAAG GCGTGGGACCTGGCTGCACAGATGAGACCCTGCTGTCGGCCATCGCCAGCGCCCTGCACACCAGCACCATGCCCATCACGGGGCAGCTGTCGGCCGCCGTGGAGAAGAACCCGGGGGTGTGGCTCAACACGGCCCAGCCCCTCTGCAAGGCCTTCATGGTGACCGACGAGGACATCAG attttacttactcatgagagacacacacagagaggcagagacccaggcggagggagcagccggctccatgcagggagcccaatgtgggactcgatcctgggacccagggtcACCGCTGAGACCCTCAGGCGTCCCGTTGTCTACTTTCTCTTTGCAAACTCTGCTCAACCGACGGATTCACATGCATCTGTGCGCTGGGcccaggaggcccaggagagcCGACGG GAAGCAGGAGGAGCTGGTACAGCAGGTGCGCAAGCGGCTGGAGGAGGCCCTGATGGCCGACATGCTGGCCCATGTGGAGGAGCTGGCCCGGGACGGTGAGGCGCCGCTGGACAAGACCGGTGCGGACGAGGATGATGAGGAcgacgaggacgaggacgaggacgagccCGACCAGGACCAGGAGATGGAGCATGTTTAG
- the MBD3 gene encoding methyl-CpG-binding domain protein 3 isoform X5: MERKRWECPALPQGWEREEVPRRSGLSAGHRDVFYYSPSGKKFRSKPQLARYLGGSMDLSTFDFRTGKMLMSKMNRSRQRVRYDSSNQVKGKPDLNTALPVRQTASIFKQPVTKITNHPSNKVKSDPQKAVEQPRQLFWEKKLSGLNAFDIAEELVKTMDLPKGLQGVGPGCTDETLLSAIASALHTSTMPITGQLSAAVEKNPGVWLNTAQPLCKAFMVTDEDIRKQEELVQQVRKRLEEALMADMLAHVEELARDGEAPLDKTGADEDDEDDEDEDEDEPDQDQEMEHV, from the exons ATGGAGCGGAAGAGGTGGGAGTGCCCGGCGCTCCCGCAGGGCTGGGAGAGGGAAGAAGTGCCCAGAAGGTCGGGGCTGTCGGCCGGCCACAGGGATGTCTTTTACTATAG CCCCAGTGGGAAGAAGTTCCGGAGCAAGCCCCAGCTGGCACggtacctggggggctccatGGACCTGAGTACCTTCGACTTCCGGACGGGCAAGATGCTCATGAGCAAGATGAACAGGAGCCGCCAGAGGGTCCGCTATGACTCCTCGAACCAGGTCAAG GGCAAGCCCGACCTGAACACGGCCCTCCCCGTCAGACAGACGGCATCCATCTTCAAGCAGCCGGTGACCAAGATCACCAACCACCCCAGCAACAAGGTGAAGAGTGACCCCCAGAAGGCTGTGGAGCAGCCTCGGCAG CTTTTCTGGGAGAAGAAGCTGAGTGGCCTGAATGCCTTCGACATCGCTGAGGAGCTCGTGAAGACCATGGACCTCCCCAAAGGCCTGCAAG GCGTGGGACCTGGCTGCACAGATGAGACCCTGCTGTCGGCCATCGCCAGCGCCCTGCACACCAGCACCATGCCCATCACGGGGCAGCTGTCGGCCGCCGTGGAGAAGAACCCGGGGGTGTGGCTCAACACGGCCCAGCCCCTCTGCAAGGCCTTCATGGTGACCGACGAGGACATCAG GAAGCAGGAGGAGCTGGTACAGCAGGTGCGCAAGCGGCTGGAGGAGGCCCTGATGGCCGACATGCTGGCCCATGTGGAGGAGCTGGCCCGGGACGGTGAGGCGCCGCTGGACAAGACCGGTGCGGACGAGGATGATGAGGAcgacgaggacgaggacgaggacgagccCGACCAGGACCAGGAGATGGAGCATGTTTAG
- the MBD3 gene encoding methyl-CpG-binding domain protein 3 isoform X3 yields the protein MERKSPSGKKFRSKPQLARYLGGSMDLSTFDFRTGKMLMSKMNRSRQRVRYDSSNQVKGKPDLNTALPVRQTASIFKQPVTKITNHPSNKVKSDPQKAVEQPRQLFWEKKLSGLNAFDIAEELVKTMDLPKGLQGVGPGCTDETLLSAIASALHTSTMPITGQLSAAVEKNPGVWLNTAQPLCKAFMVTDEDIRFYLLMRDTHREAETQAEGAAGSMQGAQCGTRSWDPGSPLRPSGVPLSTFSLQTLLNRRIHMHLCAGPRRPRRADGKQEELVQQVRKRLEEALMADMLAHVEELARDGEAPLDKTGADEDDEDDEDEDEDEPDQDQEMEHV from the exons ATGGAGCGGAAGAG CCCCAGTGGGAAGAAGTTCCGGAGCAAGCCCCAGCTGGCACggtacctggggggctccatGGACCTGAGTACCTTCGACTTCCGGACGGGCAAGATGCTCATGAGCAAGATGAACAGGAGCCGCCAGAGGGTCCGCTATGACTCCTCGAACCAGGTCAAG GGCAAGCCCGACCTGAACACGGCCCTCCCCGTCAGACAGACGGCATCCATCTTCAAGCAGCCGGTGACCAAGATCACCAACCACCCCAGCAACAAGGTGAAGAGTGACCCCCAGAAGGCTGTGGAGCAGCCTCGGCAG CTTTTCTGGGAGAAGAAGCTGAGTGGCCTGAATGCCTTCGACATCGCTGAGGAGCTCGTGAAGACCATGGACCTCCCCAAAGGCCTGCAAG GCGTGGGACCTGGCTGCACAGATGAGACCCTGCTGTCGGCCATCGCCAGCGCCCTGCACACCAGCACCATGCCCATCACGGGGCAGCTGTCGGCCGCCGTGGAGAAGAACCCGGGGGTGTGGCTCAACACGGCCCAGCCCCTCTGCAAGGCCTTCATGGTGACCGACGAGGACATCAG attttacttactcatgagagacacacacagagaggcagagacccaggcggagggagcagccggctccatgcagggagcccaatgtgggactcgatcctgggacccagggtcACCGCTGAGACCCTCAGGCGTCCCGTTGTCTACTTTCTCTTTGCAAACTCTGCTCAACCGACGGATTCACATGCATCTGTGCGCTGGGcccaggaggcccaggagagcCGACGG GAAGCAGGAGGAGCTGGTACAGCAGGTGCGCAAGCGGCTGGAGGAGGCCCTGATGGCCGACATGCTGGCCCATGTGGAGGAGCTGGCCCGGGACGGTGAGGCGCCGCTGGACAAGACCGGTGCGGACGAGGATGATGAGGAcgacgaggacgaggacgaggacgagccCGACCAGGACCAGGAGATGGAGCATGTTTAG
- the MBD3 gene encoding methyl-CpG-binding domain protein 3 isoform X7: MERKRWECPALPQGWEREEVPRRSGLSAGHRDVFYYSPSGKKFRSKPQLARYLGGSMDLSTFDFRTGKMLMSKMNRSRQRVRYDSSNQVKGKPDLNTALPVRQTASIFKQPVTKITNHPSNKVKSDPQKAVEQPRQLFWEKKLSGLNAFDIAEELVKTMDLPKGLQGVGPGCTDETLLSAIASALHTSTMPITGQLSAAVEKNPGVWLNTAQPLCKAFMVTDEDIRV, translated from the exons ATGGAGCGGAAGAGGTGGGAGTGCCCGGCGCTCCCGCAGGGCTGGGAGAGGGAAGAAGTGCCCAGAAGGTCGGGGCTGTCGGCCGGCCACAGGGATGTCTTTTACTATAG CCCCAGTGGGAAGAAGTTCCGGAGCAAGCCCCAGCTGGCACggtacctggggggctccatGGACCTGAGTACCTTCGACTTCCGGACGGGCAAGATGCTCATGAGCAAGATGAACAGGAGCCGCCAGAGGGTCCGCTATGACTCCTCGAACCAGGTCAAG GGCAAGCCCGACCTGAACACGGCCCTCCCCGTCAGACAGACGGCATCCATCTTCAAGCAGCCGGTGACCAAGATCACCAACCACCCCAGCAACAAGGTGAAGAGTGACCCCCAGAAGGCTGTGGAGCAGCCTCGGCAG CTTTTCTGGGAGAAGAAGCTGAGTGGCCTGAATGCCTTCGACATCGCTGAGGAGCTCGTGAAGACCATGGACCTCCCCAAAGGCCTGCAAG GCGTGGGACCTGGCTGCACAGATGAGACCCTGCTGTCGGCCATCGCCAGCGCCCTGCACACCAGCACCATGCCCATCACGGGGCAGCTGTCGGCCGCCGTGGAGAAGAACCCGGGGGTGTGGCTCAACACGGCCCAGCCCCTCTGCAAGGCCTTCATGGTGACCGACGAGGACATCAG GGTCTGA
- the MBD3 gene encoding methyl-CpG-binding domain protein 3 isoform X6 has product MERKSPSGKKFRSKPQLARYLGGSMDLSTFDFRTGKMLMSKMNRSRQRVRYDSSNQVKGKPDLNTALPVRQTASIFKQPVTKITNHPSNKVKSDPQKAVEQPRQLFWEKKLSGLNAFDIAEELVKTMDLPKGLQGVGPGCTDETLLSAIASALHTSTMPITGQLSAAVEKNPGVWLNTAQPLCKAFMVTDEDIRKQEELVQQVRKRLEEALMADMLAHVEELARDGEAPLDKTGADEDDEDDEDEDEDEPDQDQEMEHV; this is encoded by the exons ATGGAGCGGAAGAG CCCCAGTGGGAAGAAGTTCCGGAGCAAGCCCCAGCTGGCACggtacctggggggctccatGGACCTGAGTACCTTCGACTTCCGGACGGGCAAGATGCTCATGAGCAAGATGAACAGGAGCCGCCAGAGGGTCCGCTATGACTCCTCGAACCAGGTCAAG GGCAAGCCCGACCTGAACACGGCCCTCCCCGTCAGACAGACGGCATCCATCTTCAAGCAGCCGGTGACCAAGATCACCAACCACCCCAGCAACAAGGTGAAGAGTGACCCCCAGAAGGCTGTGGAGCAGCCTCGGCAG CTTTTCTGGGAGAAGAAGCTGAGTGGCCTGAATGCCTTCGACATCGCTGAGGAGCTCGTGAAGACCATGGACCTCCCCAAAGGCCTGCAAG GCGTGGGACCTGGCTGCACAGATGAGACCCTGCTGTCGGCCATCGCCAGCGCCCTGCACACCAGCACCATGCCCATCACGGGGCAGCTGTCGGCCGCCGTGGAGAAGAACCCGGGGGTGTGGCTCAACACGGCCCAGCCCCTCTGCAAGGCCTTCATGGTGACCGACGAGGACATCAG GAAGCAGGAGGAGCTGGTACAGCAGGTGCGCAAGCGGCTGGAGGAGGCCCTGATGGCCGACATGCTGGCCCATGTGGAGGAGCTGGCCCGGGACGGTGAGGCGCCGCTGGACAAGACCGGTGCGGACGAGGATGATGAGGAcgacgaggacgaggacgaggacgagccCGACCAGGACCAGGAGATGGAGCATGTTTAG
- the MBD3 gene encoding methyl-CpG-binding domain protein 3 isoform X2, which produces MKPASPRLCPAGSVRSPSGKKFRSKPQLARYLGGSMDLSTFDFRTGKMLMSKMNRSRQRVRYDSSNQVKGKPDLNTALPVRQTASIFKQPVTKITNHPSNKVKSDPQKAVEQPRQLFWEKKLSGLNAFDIAEELVKTMDLPKGLQGVGPGCTDETLLSAIASALHTSTMPITGQLSAAVEKNPGVWLNTAQPLCKAFMVTDEDIRFYLLMRDTHREAETQAEGAAGSMQGAQCGTRSWDPGSPLRPSGVPLSTFSLQTLLNRRIHMHLCAGPRRPRRADGKQEELVQQVRKRLEEALMADMLAHVEELARDGEAPLDKTGADEDDEDDEDEDEDEPDQDQEMEHV; this is translated from the exons ATGAAGCCTGCATCCCCGCGGCTCTGTCCCGCTGGGTCAGTGAGGAG CCCCAGTGGGAAGAAGTTCCGGAGCAAGCCCCAGCTGGCACggtacctggggggctccatGGACCTGAGTACCTTCGACTTCCGGACGGGCAAGATGCTCATGAGCAAGATGAACAGGAGCCGCCAGAGGGTCCGCTATGACTCCTCGAACCAGGTCAAG GGCAAGCCCGACCTGAACACGGCCCTCCCCGTCAGACAGACGGCATCCATCTTCAAGCAGCCGGTGACCAAGATCACCAACCACCCCAGCAACAAGGTGAAGAGTGACCCCCAGAAGGCTGTGGAGCAGCCTCGGCAG CTTTTCTGGGAGAAGAAGCTGAGTGGCCTGAATGCCTTCGACATCGCTGAGGAGCTCGTGAAGACCATGGACCTCCCCAAAGGCCTGCAAG GCGTGGGACCTGGCTGCACAGATGAGACCCTGCTGTCGGCCATCGCCAGCGCCCTGCACACCAGCACCATGCCCATCACGGGGCAGCTGTCGGCCGCCGTGGAGAAGAACCCGGGGGTGTGGCTCAACACGGCCCAGCCCCTCTGCAAGGCCTTCATGGTGACCGACGAGGACATCAG attttacttactcatgagagacacacacagagaggcagagacccaggcggagggagcagccggctccatgcagggagcccaatgtgggactcgatcctgggacccagggtcACCGCTGAGACCCTCAGGCGTCCCGTTGTCTACTTTCTCTTTGCAAACTCTGCTCAACCGACGGATTCACATGCATCTGTGCGCTGGGcccaggaggcccaggagagcCGACGG GAAGCAGGAGGAGCTGGTACAGCAGGTGCGCAAGCGGCTGGAGGAGGCCCTGATGGCCGACATGCTGGCCCATGTGGAGGAGCTGGCCCGGGACGGTGAGGCGCCGCTGGACAAGACCGGTGCGGACGAGGATGATGAGGAcgacgaggacgaggacgaggacgagccCGACCAGGACCAGGAGATGGAGCATGTTTAG
- the MBD3 gene encoding methyl-CpG-binding domain protein 3 isoform X4 gives MDLSTFDFRTGKMLMSKMNRSRQRVRYDSSNQVKGKPDLNTALPVRQTASIFKQPVTKITNHPSNKVKSDPQKAVEQPRQLFWEKKLSGLNAFDIAEELVKTMDLPKGLQGVGPGCTDETLLSAIASALHTSTMPITGQLSAAVEKNPGVWLNTAQPLCKAFMVTDEDIRFYLLMRDTHREAETQAEGAAGSMQGAQCGTRSWDPGSPLRPSGVPLSTFSLQTLLNRRIHMHLCAGPRRPRRADGKQEELVQQVRKRLEEALMADMLAHVEELARDGEAPLDKTGADEDDEDDEDEDEDEPDQDQEMEHV, from the exons atGGACCTGAGTACCTTCGACTTCCGGACGGGCAAGATGCTCATGAGCAAGATGAACAGGAGCCGCCAGAGGGTCCGCTATGACTCCTCGAACCAGGTCAAG GGCAAGCCCGACCTGAACACGGCCCTCCCCGTCAGACAGACGGCATCCATCTTCAAGCAGCCGGTGACCAAGATCACCAACCACCCCAGCAACAAGGTGAAGAGTGACCCCCAGAAGGCTGTGGAGCAGCCTCGGCAG CTTTTCTGGGAGAAGAAGCTGAGTGGCCTGAATGCCTTCGACATCGCTGAGGAGCTCGTGAAGACCATGGACCTCCCCAAAGGCCTGCAAG GCGTGGGACCTGGCTGCACAGATGAGACCCTGCTGTCGGCCATCGCCAGCGCCCTGCACACCAGCACCATGCCCATCACGGGGCAGCTGTCGGCCGCCGTGGAGAAGAACCCGGGGGTGTGGCTCAACACGGCCCAGCCCCTCTGCAAGGCCTTCATGGTGACCGACGAGGACATCAG attttacttactcatgagagacacacacagagaggcagagacccaggcggagggagcagccggctccatgcagggagcccaatgtgggactcgatcctgggacccagggtcACCGCTGAGACCCTCAGGCGTCCCGTTGTCTACTTTCTCTTTGCAAACTCTGCTCAACCGACGGATTCACATGCATCTGTGCGCTGGGcccaggaggcccaggagagcCGACGG GAAGCAGGAGGAGCTGGTACAGCAGGTGCGCAAGCGGCTGGAGGAGGCCCTGATGGCCGACATGCTGGCCCATGTGGAGGAGCTGGCCCGGGACGGTGAGGCGCCGCTGGACAAGACCGGTGCGGACGAGGATGATGAGGAcgacgaggacgaggacgaggacgagccCGACCAGGACCAGGAGATGGAGCATGTTTAG